The following are from one region of the Cyanobium sp. ATX 6F1 genome:
- the egtD gene encoding L-histidine N(alpha)-methyltransferase, with translation MTSALLEPELLDLHPAAADMERLVREGLRRSPRQLPAWFLYDEEGSRLFEAICCQPEYTLTATETALLEARAPAMAAAMGSGVLVEFGAGSARKVSPLLRALDGPAYVALDISAAHLRSACRDLQGRHPGVPVLGICCDYTSLERLPDHPLLERRNRLGFFPGSSLGNFNRAEALGLLRQFARLLGPGSQLLIGIDQPKSERRLEAAYDDRAGVSAAFALNLLRRLNRDLGGDFDPSAFRYRARWQPQQQRIEMALVSERDQWVSVAGERWHFAGGEPLITEHSVKYDPARFLALAEQAGWRARERWSDPAGDLSVHLLGQADSSATEPQLDEQR, from the coding sequence ATGACTTCGGCGCTGCTGGAGCCGGAGCTGCTCGACCTGCACCCCGCCGCCGCCGACATGGAGCGGCTGGTGCGCGAAGGTCTGCGCCGCAGTCCCAGGCAGCTGCCGGCCTGGTTCCTCTACGACGAGGAGGGCTCCCGCCTGTTCGAGGCGATCTGCTGCCAGCCGGAGTACACCCTCACCGCCACCGAGACCGCCCTGCTGGAGGCCCGGGCGCCGGCCATGGCCGCGGCCATGGGCTCGGGGGTGCTGGTGGAGTTCGGCGCCGGCAGCGCCCGCAAAGTGAGTCCGCTGCTGCGGGCCCTGGACGGGCCGGCCTACGTGGCGCTCGACATCAGCGCCGCCCACCTGCGCTCGGCCTGCCGGGATCTACAGGGCCGCCATCCCGGCGTGCCCGTGCTGGGCATCTGCTGCGACTACACCAGCCTCGAGCGCCTGCCGGACCACCCGCTGCTGGAGCGGCGAAACAGGCTGGGCTTCTTCCCGGGCAGCTCCCTGGGCAACTTCAACCGTGCGGAGGCCCTGGGGCTGCTGCGGCAATTCGCCCGGCTGCTGGGCCCGGGCAGTCAGCTGCTGATCGGCATCGACCAGCCCAAGAGCGAGCGGCGGCTGGAGGCGGCCTATGACGACCGCGCCGGCGTGTCGGCCGCCTTCGCCCTCAACCTGCTGCGCCGGCTCAACCGGGATCTGGGCGGCGACTTCGACCCCTCGGCCTTCCGCTACCGGGCCCGCTGGCAACCGCAGCAGCAGCGGATCGAGATGGCCCTGGTGAGCGAGCGGGATCAATGGGTGAGCGTGGCCGGCGAACGCTGGCACTTCGCCGGCGGCGAGCCCCTGATCACCGAACACAGCGTCAAGTACGACCCCGCCAGGTTCCTGGCCCTGGCGGAGCAGGCCGGCTGGCGGGCCAGGGAACGCTGGAGCGATCCAGCCGGCGACCTCAGTGTTCATCTTCTGGGGCAGGCAGACTCGTCAGCAACGGAACCCCAGCTCGATGAGCAGAGATGA
- a CDS encoding hercynine metabolism protein: MSASWFEQLEARLEQQLEAFLRSNPQQQSLFDQEELQERERRLHRRELQLQQQAIEQRNQLLDLAKEISTWQQRVERARSADASALAQRAQAHVDQLMGQGRDRWKALAQLGEDFQRLQRERDELAQQPRGATDARDGSAAAPKAAAADLDSDWAAFETQQDLEQLKRNRGS; encoded by the coding sequence GTGAGCGCCAGTTGGTTCGAGCAACTTGAAGCCCGGCTCGAGCAGCAGTTGGAGGCCTTCCTGCGCTCCAACCCCCAGCAGCAGTCGCTGTTCGATCAAGAGGAGTTGCAGGAGCGCGAACGGCGCCTGCACCGGCGGGAGCTTCAGCTGCAGCAGCAGGCCATTGAGCAGCGCAACCAGCTGCTCGACCTGGCCAAGGAGATCTCCACCTGGCAGCAGCGGGTGGAGCGGGCCCGGAGCGCCGATGCCAGCGCCCTGGCCCAGCGGGCCCAGGCCCACGTGGATCAGCTGATGGGCCAGGGCCGCGACCGCTGGAAGGCCCTGGCGCAGCTGGGGGAAGACTTCCAGCGGCTGCAACGGGAACGGGACGAACTGGCCCAACAACCCCGCGGCGCCACCGACGCCCGTGATGGGTCGGCGGCAGCACCCAAGGCGGCCGCCGCCGACCTGGATTCGGACTGGGCAGCCTTCGAAACCCAGCAGGACCTGGAGCAGCTCAAGCGAAACCGCGGCTCCTGA
- a CDS encoding cysteine synthase A, with translation MGITQGFVGAVGHTPLIRLQALSELTGCEILGKAEFMNPGGSVKDRAALGILLEAEASGELQPGGTVVEGTAGNTGIGLAHLCNARGYRSLIVIPDTQSAEKIGLLRSLGAEVRTVPAVPYRDPNNYVRLSGRIAAETPGAIWANQFDNLANRRAHYNSTGPEIWEQTGGQVDAWVAATGTGGTYAGVALFLKERNPRVRCVIADPHGSALYSWATSGELTLEGSSITEGIGNSRVTANLEGAPVDDAVRIDDQSALDTIYQLLWREGLFMGGSVGINVAAAVETARRLGPGHTVVTVLCDSGDRYRSRLYDGEWLASKGLSQPRRGS, from the coding sequence ATGGGCATTACCCAGGGATTCGTGGGTGCGGTCGGCCATACGCCCCTGATCCGGCTCCAGGCCCTCAGCGAGCTCACCGGCTGCGAGATTCTGGGCAAGGCGGAGTTCATGAACCCCGGCGGTTCCGTCAAGGACCGGGCCGCGCTCGGAATCCTGCTGGAGGCGGAGGCCAGCGGTGAGCTCCAGCCCGGCGGCACCGTGGTGGAGGGCACCGCCGGCAACACCGGCATCGGCCTGGCCCACCTCTGCAATGCCCGCGGCTACCGCAGCCTGATCGTGATCCCCGACACCCAGTCAGCGGAGAAAATCGGCCTGCTGCGCAGCCTGGGGGCGGAGGTGCGCACCGTGCCCGCGGTGCCCTACCGCGACCCCAACAACTACGTGCGCCTCTCCGGCCGGATCGCCGCTGAAACCCCCGGGGCGATCTGGGCCAATCAGTTCGACAACCTCGCCAACCGGCGCGCCCACTACAACTCCACCGGCCCGGAAATCTGGGAGCAGACCGGCGGCCAGGTGGATGCCTGGGTGGCCGCCACCGGCACCGGCGGCACCTATGCCGGGGTGGCGCTGTTTCTGAAGGAACGCAACCCCCGGGTGCGCTGCGTGATCGCCGATCCCCACGGCAGTGCCCTCTACAGCTGGGCCACCAGCGGCGAACTGACGCTCGAGGGCAGCTCGATCACCGAGGGCATCGGCAACAGCCGGGTCACCGCCAACCTGGAGGGGGCACCGGTGGATGACGCCGTGCGCATTGACGACCAGAGTGCCCTCGACACGATCTACCAGTTGCTCTGGCGTGAGGGACTGTTCATGGGCGGATCGGTGGGCATCAACGTGGCCGCCGCGGTGGAGACGGCCCGGCGTCTCGGGCCCGGTCACACGGTGGTGACCGTGCTCTGCGACAGCGGCGACCGCTACCGCTCCCGCCTCTACGACGGCGAATGGCTGGCCAGCAAGGGGCTCAGCCAGCCCCGGCGCGGCTCATGA
- a CDS encoding rod shape-determining protein MreD: protein MALLSRQPWYVATALAVPLLVLASPGVLKLTGVPPSWAVLWLLPWALVEGPLSGALAGLALGLMLDGLNLGGASQMPALALLGWWWGRMARNGPPLERSFSLGLLALVGTLLLNLSLMLQFALGGSPLELLRLSGLPILLAQTLLTGLLAPMICSLQLLFWRQRTSSLRG from the coding sequence ATGGCGCTGCTGTCTCGTCAGCCCTGGTACGTGGCCACGGCCCTGGCCGTTCCCCTGCTGGTGCTGGCTTCCCCGGGCGTGCTCAAGCTCACCGGGGTGCCGCCCTCCTGGGCGGTGCTCTGGCTGTTGCCCTGGGCCCTGGTGGAGGGGCCGCTCTCAGGCGCTCTGGCCGGTCTTGCTCTGGGCCTGATGCTCGATGGCCTCAACCTCGGCGGGGCCAGCCAGATGCCGGCCCTGGCGCTGCTGGGCTGGTGGTGGGGCCGGATGGCGCGCAACGGGCCGCCGCTGGAGCGCAGCTTCAGCCTGGGGCTTCTGGCCCTGGTGGGCACCTTGCTGCTCAACCTCAGCCTGATGCTTCAGTTCGCCCTAGGGGGCTCTCCGCTTGAGCTGCTGCGGCTCAGCGGCCTGCCGATCCTGCTGGCCCAGACCCTGCTCACGGGTCTGCTGGCGCCGATGATCTGCTCGCTGCAGCTGCTGTTCTGGCGCCAGCGAACCTCGTCGTTGCGGGGTTGA
- a CDS encoding YdcF family protein, with protein MGFLLSKLLPLALYPLGLALLLQLGALVGRRRRWAGWVSAAGLALLWISAMPFTARQLVWSLEERSAALTPDPLPKADAVVVLGGGLRPALTPRRSVEVGEAGDRLLMGLRLIRQGKAPLLVVSGGQVSFTGSDPAPPEAVTARALAIELGLKPSAIVANARSRTTAEEARDIGALGKRRGWRSVLLVTSATHLPRALASFERLSGLRVVPVACDFQFASRNLWGRPTAGSVLKDALPDAEALFLSTVALKEVLGLASYRLLGRS; from the coding sequence ATGGGCTTCCTGCTCTCGAAGCTGCTGCCCCTGGCGCTCTACCCCCTGGGGCTGGCGCTGCTGTTGCAGCTGGGCGCCCTGGTGGGCCGCCGACGGCGCTGGGCCGGCTGGGTATCAGCCGCGGGCCTTGCCCTGCTCTGGATCAGCGCCATGCCCTTCACCGCCCGGCAGCTGGTGTGGAGCCTGGAGGAACGCAGCGCCGCCCTCACGCCTGATCCCTTGCCGAAGGCCGATGCGGTGGTGGTGCTGGGGGGCGGCCTCAGGCCCGCCCTGACGCCGCGCCGGAGCGTGGAGGTGGGGGAGGCGGGCGATCGGCTGCTTATGGGCCTGCGGCTGATCCGCCAGGGCAAGGCACCGCTGCTGGTGGTGAGCGGCGGCCAGGTGAGCTTCACCGGCAGCGATCCGGCCCCGCCGGAGGCGGTCACGGCCCGGGCCCTGGCCATCGAGCTGGGGCTCAAGCCCAGTGCCATCGTGGCCAATGCCCGCTCCCGCACCACCGCCGAGGAGGCGCGTGACATCGGCGCGCTGGGGAAGCGGCGGGGCTGGCGTTCGGTCCTGCTGGTGACCAGCGCCACCCATCTGCCCCGCGCCCTGGCCAGCTTCGAGCGGCTCAGCGGCCTGCGGGTGGTGCCTGTGGCCTGCGACTTCCAGTTCGCTTCAAGGAACCTCTGGGGCCGACCCACCGCGGGCAGCGTGCTCAAGGACGCTCTGCCGGACGCCGAGGCGCTGTTCCTCAGCACCGTGGCGCTGAAGGAAGTCCTGGGGTTGGCCAGCTACCGCCTGCTGGGGCGCAGCTGA
- a CDS encoding ABC transporter substrate-binding protein: protein MARPWGTRKLIVRASGVAFALLLLGGCARPEAPKRELQFWTLDLAPKFNGYMRAVIAEWEGQNPGVTVRWTDLPWGSVERKLLASVFARSAPDLVNLNPLFAANLASKGGLLNLDPVLPPGAGGAYLPRIWQAGRADGHQITIPWYLTTRITLANRSLLARSGYRQPPKQWSEVPAYAAAIKRQTGRYALFTTVVPDDSAELLESMVQMGVSLTDARQRAAFDSPAGRRAFAFWTDLYRRGLLPREVVSQGFRRAIELYQSGDLAQVASGAEFLRSIQTNAPTVATATAPFPPLVGPDGAANVAVMNLAVPKQSKLPREAVSFALFLTNATNQARFAEQAKVLPSATGALRQVGQQLERAKPRGAAEAQVVSARKLSLTTLGRARVLVPATPGVKRLQSILYTQLQRAMLGQISSDQALAAAALEWNRYAEARWP, encoded by the coding sequence ATGGCCCGCCCATGGGGGACACGCAAGCTGATTGTTCGCGCTTCGGGCGTCGCTTTTGCCCTGCTGCTGCTCGGCGGCTGCGCCAGGCCCGAGGCCCCGAAACGGGAGCTGCAGTTCTGGACCCTGGATCTGGCCCCCAAGTTCAACGGCTACATGCGGGCCGTGATCGCCGAATGGGAAGGTCAGAACCCTGGGGTGACGGTGCGTTGGACCGATCTGCCCTGGGGTTCGGTGGAGCGCAAGCTGCTGGCGTCGGTGTTCGCCCGCTCCGCCCCTGACCTGGTGAACCTCAACCCCCTGTTCGCGGCCAACCTGGCCAGCAAGGGGGGTCTTCTGAACCTGGATCCGGTGCTGCCGCCCGGCGCCGGTGGCGCCTATCTGCCCCGCATCTGGCAGGCGGGCCGCGCCGATGGCCACCAGATCACGATCCCCTGGTACCTGACCACCCGCATCACCCTGGCCAACCGCAGCCTGCTGGCCCGCTCCGGCTATCGCCAGCCCCCGAAGCAATGGAGCGAGGTGCCCGCCTACGCGGCGGCGATCAAGCGCCAGACCGGCCGCTATGCCCTGTTCACCACGGTGGTGCCCGACGACTCGGCGGAGTTGCTCGAATCGATGGTGCAGATGGGGGTGAGCCTCACCGATGCCCGCCAGCGGGCGGCTTTCGACAGCCCCGCGGGCCGGAGGGCCTTCGCCTTCTGGACGGACCTTTACCGGCGCGGGCTGCTGCCCCGGGAGGTGGTGAGCCAGGGGTTCCGGCGGGCGATCGAGCTCTACCAGAGCGGTGACCTGGCCCAGGTGGCCAGCGGGGCGGAGTTCCTGCGCAGCATCCAGACCAACGCCCCCACCGTCGCCACCGCCACGGCCCCCTTTCCGCCGCTGGTGGGCCCCGATGGCGCCGCCAACGTGGCGGTGATGAACCTGGCGGTCCCCAAACAGAGCAAGCTCCCGCGTGAGGCGGTCAGTTTTGCGCTGTTTCTCACCAACGCCACCAATCAGGCCCGCTTCGCCGAACAGGCCAAGGTGCTGCCTTCGGCCACCGGCGCCCTGCGTCAGGTGGGGCAGCAGTTGGAGCGGGCCAAGCCCCGGGGGGCGGCCGAGGCCCAGGTGGTCTCCGCCCGCAAGCTCTCGCTCACCACCCTGGGACGAGCCCGGGTGCTGGTGCCTGCCACCCCGGGGGTCAAGCGGCTGCAGTCGATCCTCTACACGCAGTTGCAGCGGGCGATGCTGGGGCAGATCAGCAGCGACCAGGCCCTGGCGGCGGCGGCCCTGGAGTGGAACCGTTACGCCGAAGCCCGCTGGCCCTAG
- the egtB gene encoding ergothioneine biosynthesis protein EgtB, which yields MESPPDTAALAHRLGSIRRQSEALIAGLQPEDLCLQGMADASPPKWHLGHTGWFFETFLLATELPEHEPADSRWGYLFNSYYDTVGERLARPLRGLLTRPTIAEVLAWRQRVDASLVLLIERLDQRPPAQRSAPLALLELGLQHEQQHQELLLMDLLDGFARNPLEPAYRSGPDGPEAGYANGPGASECATADGGWRAHPGGLVAIGHPGEEAAGFHFDNETPRHRHWLEPFAIGGRLVSNGDYAAFIADGGYRRPELWMSEGWALATERGWQAPRYWRGSGGAQGWEWEFTLAGRRPLRPQAPVRHLSWFEAEAYARWAGARLATEAEWEIAAAAGLLADIGQLWEWSASPYRPYPGFLPAAGAVGEYNGKFMSSQFVLRGHSFLTPAGHGRLTYRNFFPPGSRWMASGLRLARNAG from the coding sequence GTGGAGAGTCCCCCCGACACCGCGGCGCTGGCCCACCGGCTGGGGAGCATCCGCCGCCAGAGCGAAGCCCTGATCGCCGGGCTCCAACCCGAGGACCTCTGCCTGCAGGGCATGGCGGACGCCAGTCCGCCCAAATGGCACCTGGGCCACACCGGCTGGTTCTTCGAGACGTTCCTGCTGGCAACGGAGCTGCCGGAGCACGAACCGGCCGACAGCCGCTGGGGCTACCTGTTCAACTCCTATTACGACACGGTCGGCGAGCGGCTGGCGCGGCCCCTGCGGGGTCTGCTCACCCGTCCGACGATCGCCGAGGTGCTGGCCTGGCGTCAGCGGGTGGACGCCAGCCTGGTGCTGCTGATCGAGCGGCTCGATCAACGCCCCCCCGCCCAGCGCAGCGCCCCGCTGGCCCTGCTGGAGCTGGGTCTTCAGCACGAACAACAGCACCAGGAACTGCTGCTGATGGACCTGTTGGACGGGTTCGCCCGCAACCCGCTCGAACCCGCCTATCGCAGCGGCCCCGATGGTCCCGAAGCCGGCTATGCCAACGGCCCTGGAGCCAGCGAATGCGCCACCGCCGATGGGGGCTGGCGGGCCCATCCCGGCGGGCTGGTGGCGATCGGCCATCCGGGTGAGGAGGCCGCGGGCTTCCATTTCGACAACGAGACCCCCCGCCACCGCCACTGGCTCGAGCCCTTCGCCATCGGCGGACGACTGGTCAGCAACGGCGACTACGCCGCCTTCATCGCCGACGGGGGCTACCGGCGCCCGGAACTCTGGATGAGCGAAGGCTGGGCCCTGGCCACCGAGCGGGGCTGGCAGGCCCCCCGCTACTGGCGTGGCAGCGGCGGCGCCCAGGGCTGGGAGTGGGAGTTCACCCTCGCCGGCCGCCGTCCCCTGCGGCCACAGGCACCGGTGCGCCACCTGAGCTGGTTCGAAGCCGAGGCCTACGCCCGCTGGGCCGGCGCCCGCCTGGCGACGGAAGCCGAATGGGAGATCGCCGCCGCAGCGGGCCTGCTGGCGGACATCGGGCAGCTCTGGGAATGGAGCGCGAGCCCCTACCGCCCCTACCCCGGCTTCCTGCCCGCCGCCGGCGCCGTGGGCGAGTACAACGGCAAGTTCATGAGCTCCCAATTCGTGCTCAGGGGCCACTCCTTCCTCACCCCGGCGGGCCACGGCCGGCTCACCTACCGCAACTTCTTCCCCCCCGGCAGCCGCTGGATGGCCAGCGGCCTGCGCCTGGCGAGGAACGCTGGATGA
- the rpaB gene encoding response regulator transcription factor RpaB has protein sequence MPLEDHPRPDQGDSFDSGHDEHQATVLVVDDEAAVRRVLVMRLQLAGYRVICAEDGEEALNLFHQEQPDLVVLDVMLPKLDGFAVCRRLRAESCVPIIFLSALDAITERVAGLDLGADDYLPKPFSPKELEARIATILRRVGRGSAASEPRDLPVGHGVMRVGDLVVDTNRRQVTREGERIGLTYTEFSLLELLFREPGQVVPRAEILEQLWGYPPRRAADLRVVDVYVARLRGKLEPDPRNPELILTVRGTGYASQRVGEPTLVGVSA, from the coding sequence ATGCCATTGGAGGACCATCCCCGTCCAGATCAGGGCGATTCCTTCGACTCCGGGCATGACGAGCATCAGGCCACCGTGCTCGTGGTCGACGACGAGGCGGCGGTGCGCCGGGTGTTGGTGATGCGCCTGCAACTGGCGGGCTACCGGGTGATCTGCGCGGAAGACGGGGAGGAGGCGCTGAACCTCTTCCACCAGGAGCAACCGGATCTGGTGGTGCTCGATGTGATGCTGCCGAAGCTCGATGGCTTCGCCGTCTGTCGGCGGCTGCGGGCCGAATCCTGCGTGCCGATCATCTTTCTCTCCGCCCTCGATGCGATCACCGAGCGGGTGGCGGGCCTGGATCTCGGAGCCGACGATTACCTCCCCAAGCCCTTCAGCCCCAAGGAGCTCGAAGCCCGCATCGCCACCATCCTGCGCCGGGTGGGCCGCGGTTCGGCCGCCAGCGAACCCAGGGATCTGCCCGTGGGCCACGGGGTGATGCGCGTCGGCGATCTGGTGGTGGACACCAACCGCCGCCAGGTGACGCGCGAGGGCGAGCGCATCGGGCTCACCTACACCGAATTCAGCCTGCTGGAGCTGCTGTTCCGCGAACCGGGCCAGGTGGTGCCCCGGGCGGAGATCCTCGAGCAGCTCTGGGGCTACCCACCCCGCCGGGCCGCCGACCTGCGCGTTGTCGACGTCTACGTGGCCCGCCTGCGCGGCAAGCTCGAACCCGATCCGCGCAACCCGGAGCTGATCCTCACCGTGCGCGGCACCGGCTACGCCTCCCAGCGGGTGGGTGAACCCACCCTGGTCGGCGTCAGCGCCTGA
- the mreC gene encoding rod shape-determining protein MreC: MPLGRPFRVPPARLLVQGWPWMLLFLALVGIRLSKGAYLSELYALLSAPFWPGSAQQEWVQSAEKLSDQSQLAQLRQDNSRLRTLLDLSHANPQLLMAPVISREPGGWWQQLVIGRGSLQGIQPGDAVVAPGGLLGRVASVTPVTARVTLLTDTSSHVGVWVGRTQRHGLLTGLGTARPVLRFLEKDPQVRPGDLVVTSPASTLVPPNLTVGVIQAVDDKVMPAPEALVQLSAPIEAIDGVQVMLSSRR; the protein is encoded by the coding sequence ATGCCGCTTGGACGCCCCTTTCGCGTCCCCCCGGCGCGGCTGCTGGTCCAGGGCTGGCCCTGGATGCTGCTGTTCCTGGCCCTGGTGGGCATCCGCCTGAGCAAGGGGGCTTACTTGAGCGAGCTCTACGCCCTGCTCAGCGCCCCGTTCTGGCCGGGCTCGGCCCAGCAGGAATGGGTTCAGTCGGCCGAGAAGCTTTCGGATCAGAGCCAGTTGGCCCAGCTGCGCCAGGACAACAGCCGCCTGCGCACCCTGCTGGACCTCAGCCACGCCAACCCGCAGCTGCTGATGGCGCCGGTGATCTCCAGGGAACCTGGGGGCTGGTGGCAGCAGCTGGTGATCGGCCGGGGGTCGCTCCAGGGCATCCAGCCCGGCGACGCCGTGGTGGCCCCCGGTGGCCTGCTGGGCCGGGTGGCCAGCGTCACCCCGGTGACGGCCCGGGTCACCCTGCTCACGGACACCAGCAGCCACGTGGGCGTCTGGGTGGGGCGCACCCAGCGCCATGGTCTGCTCACGGGCCTGGGCACCGCCCGCCCGGTGCTGCGGTTCCTGGAGAAGGATCCCCAGGTGCGACCGGGTGATCTGGTGGTGACCTCCCCGGCCAGCACATTGGTACCCCCCAACCTCACCGTCGGGGTGATTCAGGCCGTGGACGACAAGGTGATGCCGGCCCCCGAGGCGTTGGTGCAGCTGAGCGCTCCGATCGAGGCCATCGACGGGGTTCAGGTGATGCTCTCCAGCCGTCGCTGA
- the lysS gene encoding lysine--tRNA ligase has translation MPVQRLNRLEQARLDKARVLADLGQGPYALRFDPSHHTADLQRDHADLPNGAERDLEVLVAGRVMTRRVMGKLAFFTLADESGPIQLFIEKATLAASQPDNPESFDQLTSLVDAGDLIGVRGTLRRTDRGELSVKVLQWWMLTKSLQPLPDKWHGLADVEKRYRQRYLDLIVSPQTRETFRRRARLVSGLRRWLDERGFLEIETPVLQSVPGGADARPFETHHNTLDLPLTLRIATELHLKRLVVGGFERVYELGRIFRNEGISTRHNPEFTSVEIYQAYADYTDMMVLTEELIAAVTVQVCGGTRLTYQGTEVDLSLPWRRSTMHDLVLQATGLDFTSFPNRAAAAAAMEAAGLEAPALADSVGRLLVEAFEQRVEADLIQPTFVIDYPLENSPLARAHRSKPGLVERFELFIVGRETANAFSELTDPIDQRQRLEAQQDRRLAGDLEAQGLDEDFLQALEVGLPPTGGLGIGIDRLAMLLTDSPSIRDVIAFPLLRPESRGGQESSISDPEPAQ, from the coding sequence GTGCCTGTGCAGCGCCTCAACCGCCTGGAGCAGGCCCGACTGGACAAGGCTCGCGTCCTCGCCGACCTGGGTCAGGGTCCCTATGCCCTGCGCTTCGATCCCAGCCACCACACGGCCGATCTGCAGCGCGACCACGCCGACCTGCCCAACGGTGCGGAGCGCGACCTGGAGGTGCTGGTGGCCGGCCGGGTGATGACCCGCCGGGTGATGGGCAAGCTCGCCTTCTTCACCCTGGCCGATGAATCCGGCCCGATCCAGCTGTTCATCGAGAAGGCCACCCTGGCCGCCTCCCAGCCGGATAACCCCGAGAGCTTCGACCAGCTCACCTCCCTGGTGGATGCCGGCGATCTGATCGGCGTGCGCGGCACCCTGCGGCGCACCGACCGCGGCGAGCTCTCGGTGAAGGTGCTGCAGTGGTGGATGCTGACCAAATCGCTCCAGCCCCTGCCCGATAAGTGGCACGGCCTGGCGGATGTGGAAAAGCGCTACCGCCAGCGTTACCTGGATCTGATCGTCTCCCCCCAGACCCGCGAGACCTTCCGGCGCCGGGCCCGGCTGGTGAGCGGGCTGCGCCGCTGGCTCGATGAGCGGGGCTTTCTGGAGATCGAAACACCCGTGCTGCAGAGCGTGCCCGGGGGAGCCGACGCCAGGCCCTTCGAGACCCACCACAACACCCTCGACCTCCCTCTCACCCTGCGCATCGCCACCGAGCTGCATCTCAAGCGGCTGGTGGTGGGCGGCTTCGAGCGTGTGTACGAGCTGGGGCGAATCTTCCGCAATGAGGGGATCAGCACCCGCCACAATCCCGAGTTCACCTCGGTGGAGATCTACCAGGCCTACGCCGACTACACCGACATGATGGTGCTCACCGAGGAGCTGATCGCCGCGGTGACCGTGCAGGTGTGCGGTGGCACCCGCCTCACCTACCAGGGCACGGAGGTCGACCTCAGCCTCCCCTGGCGCCGGTCCACCATGCACGATCTGGTGCTACAGGCCACCGGGTTGGACTTCACCAGCTTCCCCAACCGGGCGGCGGCCGCCGCCGCCATGGAGGCCGCAGGGCTGGAGGCGCCGGCCCTGGCGGATTCGGTGGGCCGGTTGCTGGTGGAGGCATTCGAGCAACGGGTGGAGGCCGATCTGATCCAGCCCACCTTCGTGATCGATTACCCCCTGGAGAATTCACCCCTGGCCCGGGCCCACCGCAGCAAGCCCGGCCTGGTGGAGCGCTTCGAGCTGTTCATCGTTGGCCGCGAAACCGCCAATGCCTTCAGTGAGCTGACCGACCCCATCGACCAGCGCCAGCGGCTGGAGGCCCAGCAGGATCGGCGCCTGGCGGGGGATCTGGAGGCCCAGGGCCTGGATGAAGACTTCCTCCAGGCCCTGGAGGTGGGCTTGCCCCCCACCGGCGGCCTGGGCATCGGCATTGATCGGCTGGCGATGCTGCTCACCGACAGCCCCAGCATCCGCGATGTGATTGCCTTTCCGCTGTTACGGCCGGAGAGCCGGGGAGGTCAGGAAAGCTCCATTTCGGACCCCGAACCGGCGCAGTGA
- a CDS encoding hercynine metabolism small protein gives MSRDDQRRAVRLVREGLIEQLEALYGEAFDRISTQDLGEGAIARLTQLLLRSREGAITPLQEEIEAPLITSAPGQPRDGQTP, from the coding sequence ATGAGCAGAGATGACCAACGGCGCGCTGTGCGCCTGGTGCGCGAGGGCCTGATCGAGCAGCTCGAAGCGCTCTACGGGGAGGCCTTCGACCGCATCAGCACCCAGGACCTGGGCGAAGGGGCGATCGCCCGGCTCACCCAGTTGCTGCTGCGCTCCCGCGAAGGGGCGATCACGCCGCTGCAGGAGGAGATCGAGGCCCCCTTGATCACCAGCGCTCCGGGCCAACCCCGGGATGGGCAAACGCCGTGA